One stretch of Cryptosporidium parvum Iowa II chromosome 3, whole genome shotgun sequence DNA includes these proteins:
- a CDS encoding secreted insulinase like peptidase — MFISLKFLFLFGLVYLLSLNFNYYNSENCVKSFSFSSQAHNYDSKSPHIKSVIDDDKFIKSRVDKAKYRYIKLKNGLKAFLVSKEDAEKSEVAILVDVGFLYDPPKIIGLSNLVQYSLLLASYQYPNINEFHNFIKLLNGRMYLDLHEKSTVYSFTIGTEYLSESIFRFSSYFHSPLLNNDTINKAMLTIFSQLNRMKRNEFWAKREIEREIIGLNAKFDTFYYGNKNTLLNNPHLSEGEIYEKVRHYFSKFYSPNNMKLAIVGREPLDKLEKYVIQNFAHIKSNGFNIVRIDDSYKYIVNPFIRISKNIVTIRRFKKTGINTINLRFPIEIQVVNWKRIPTMYIKYLLDGNYKGILRKYLKSIGISNPIKVGVVNYEGFSTLDISIDLYNSQLRHSWNLVKAVISAVKYIIELPVSERIVEEAKNVADIIFNYRETEFTRDLAYNIVYKASKYRIKPQEIIYADEVMEIVDISFIKAFISSIKIDQVSIFFFTPVLLIKKITGSHKVFRSSFYSRGFNVLNSNVTPAGIESPKNNKRDVTQIILWVYNTIKQYLIKILTFIFQKELQTEDTSIKKDIGKGNSDQESDEINKENSFVECNMVYKSKNLLTDYCVNRFPSEFFEDIYNLSLSAIKSTYNLDISTLNPYTPFDLSLRPSDEDTKIVPQPLILSIKRFMNKNIRSFNSMENDIINKYNFWYESDASHYSDLNQKGALINKLYNNSELAKSIYQNLTDIETTHSNDMLKNIVGENIEQESNEANIKRFDFYSNIVYFYYKNSVKQSYPEVSILIRILTPNINSKIGRHPKVLKVLPRLVVAIEILCVLLNNSLEDEIYDFRIARNEFKISSFNDYTYNGLPNGFEIHLKGFHDVLPKFLRIFAKHLSHPNKYFTLEQFEDAFKHVNRYLYQYVYFTPSIIKSLTILRSVTENQSLSPFDRLNELKYISYRDIIELSEFFAKQGQVEGLFMNNIDPFEAGLVVNEFLDCLGRNIIISGIISLSVNEYNAEIVDHELLKNAFRKESKEYSIKNMLVPIYHAGENYFNSYEVLDLTTLPIRLWKSYRFEYSSIDEEKSISSLALFIGTKTPFTISLVTLLSIILSDLASKFLKKISNKNYSVVVFSTSYYSTLTFSVVQVESYSKDIVSLSEFLIVFIKEIFETPFIIDKSFFYKVKRDCINKFKNLPNKIELFSNLFFTFIEGTDFPFQWIEKVIHTLENFSYDRFIKSIKFLNKAPQIMIAIQSKASNRAYRIDKYVPRGFTMLNSTDDLLNQDNLSIYKLPIAISRNILSQEF; from the coding sequence atgttCATTAGTTTGAAGtttctatttctttttggATTGGTTTATTTATTGTCATTAAACTTTAATTACTATAATTCTGAAAACTGTGTGAAAAgcttttcattttcaagcCAGGCTCATAATTACGATTCTAAGAGCCCACACATTAAATCAGTTATTGATGACgataaatttataaaatcCAGAGTTGATAAAGCAAAATATCGctatattaaattgaaaaatgGTTTGAAGGCTTTTTTAGTAAGCAAAGAAGATGCAGAAAAGTCTGAAGTTGCAATTTTAGTTGATGTCGGGTTTCTTTACGACCctccaaaaattattggattGTCAAATTTAGTACAATATAGCCTTTTGCTGGCTTCTTATCAATATCCAAATATAAATGAGTTCCATAACTTTATAAAGCTGTTGAATGGAAGAATGTATTTGGACCTTCATGAAAAATCTACAGTATATTCATTTACAATAGGCACTGAATACCTTAGTGAAAGCATATTCAGATTTAGTAGCTATTTCCATAGTCCTTTGTTGAATAATGATACTATTAACAAAGCAATGCTAACAATATTTAGCCAGTTAAATAGAATGAAAAGAAATGAGTTCTGGGcaaaaagagaaatagAAAGAGAAATAATTGGCTTAAATGCTAAATTTGACACATTCTATTatggaaataaaaatactCTATTAAATAACCCACATCTATCAGAAGGAGAGATCTATGAAAAAGTTCGTCActatttctcaaaattcTATTCACCTAATAACATGAAACTTGCTATAGTTGGAAGAGAACCTCTTGACAAATTGGAAAAATATGTAATTCAAAACTTTGCTCATATTAAAAGTAACGGTTTTAATATAGTGAGAATTGATGATAGctataaatatattgtaaACCCTTTCATTAGAATCTCAAAGAACATTGTGACTATACGgagatttaaaaaaactGGGATTAACACAATCAACCTCCGATTTCCAATTGAAATACAAGTTGTTAATTGGAAAAGGATCCCTACTATgtatattaaatatcttTTAGATGGAAATTATAAGGGAATATTACGCAAATACTTAAAGTCTATTGGAATTTCTAACCCAATTAAGGTAGGAGTAGTAAATTATGAAGGGTTTTCAACATTGGATATATCAATAGATCTCTACAATAGTCAATTAAGACATTCGTGGAATTTAGTTAAAGCAGTCATATCAGCAGTAAAGTATATCATTGAATTGCCAGTATCAGAAAGAATTGTAGAAGAGGCGAAAAATGTAGcagatattattttcaattatagAGAGACCGAATTTACTAGAGACCTTGCATATAATATAGTTTACAAAGCTAGCAAATACAGAATTAAACCTCAGGAAATTATATATGCAGATGAAGTTATGGAAATTGttgatatttcatttattaaagcTTTTATTAGCTCAATAAAAATTGATCAAGTTtctatattcttttttacacctgtattattaattaaaaaaattacagGTAGCCATAAAGTATTTAGATCAAGCTTTTATTCTAGAGGATTTAATGTACTAAACTCTAATGTTACCCCAGCTGGTATTGAATCTcctaaaaataataaaagagaTGTAACTCAAATTATTCTATGGGTTTACAATACAATTAAGCAATACttgataaaaattttaacaTTTATTTTCCAGAAGGAACTCCAGACTGAAGATACtagtattaaaaaagatataGGCAAAGGAAACTCTGATCAAGAGTCTGATGAAATTAACAAGGAAAATTCTTTTGTTGAATGTAACATGGTTTACAAATCAAAGAATCTACTCACAGATTATTGTGTTAATCGATTTCCCAGCGAATTCTTTGAAGATATCTACAATTTATCACTTTCTGCAATTAAAAGTACTTATAATTTGGATATTTCTACTCTTAACCCATACACTCCTTTTGACTTATCTTTAAGACCAAGTGATGAAGATACAAAAATAGTTCCTCAACCTTTAATACTGAGTATTAAAAGATTCATGAATAAAAACATAAGAAGTTTCAATTCTATGgaaaatgatattattaataaatataatttttggTATGAAAGTGATGCAAGTCATTATTCAGATTTAAATCAGAAAGGagcattaataaataagcTCTACAATAATTCAGAGCTTGCAAAAAGCATTTACCAAAATTTGACCGATATTGAGACTACGCATAGCAATGATATGCTTAAGAATATTGTTGGTGAGAATATAGAACAAGAATCAAATGAAGCGAATATTAAGCGTTTTGACTTTTACTCGAACATAGTCTACTTCTATTATAAGAATTCAGTTAAACAATCCTACCCCGAGGtttcaattttaatcaGGATTCTAACCCCAAATATCAATTCAAAAATAGGAAGACATCCAAAAGTACTAAAAGTACTACCAAGACTAGTAGTGGCAATTGAAATCCTTTGtgttttattaaataattctctTGAGGATGAAATATATGACTTTAGAATTGCGAGGAATGAATTTAAGATTTCAAGTTTCAACGATTACACTTATAATGGTCTCCCAAATGGGTTTGAAATCCACCTAAAAGGATTCCATGATGTTCTTCCTAAGTTTTTGAGAATATTTGCAAAACATCTTAGTCATCcaaacaaatatttcacACTTGAACAATTTGAGGATGCATTCAAACATGTAAATAGATATTTATATCAATATGTTTACTTTACTCCGTCAATCATAAAATCTTTGACAATTTTACGATCTGTCACAGAAAATCAGTCATTATCTCCTTTTGATAGATTAAATGAGCTCAAATACATAAGTTATCGGGATATTATAGAGCTAAGTGAATTTTTTGCAAAGCAAGGACAAGTTGAGGGTTTATTTATGAACAATATTGATCCTTTTGAAGCTGGATTAGTTGTTAATGAATTTCTGGATTGTCTTGGAAGAAATATCATAATTTCAGGTATTATTTCTTTGTCAGTTAATGAGTATAATGCAGAAATAGTGGATCATGAGCTTCTTAAAAATGCTTTTAGGAAAGAATCTAAAGAATACTCTATTAAGAATATGCTTGTTCCTATTTATCATGCAGGAGAAAATTACTTTAACAGTTATGAGGTTTTGGATTTGACTACCCTTCCTATTAGACTTTGGAAAAGTTATAGATTTGAATACTCGAGTATTGATGAAGAAAAgtcaatttcatcattgGCCTTATTTATAGGAACAAAGACACCTTTCACTATTTCATTAGTAACTCTCTTAAGTATTATACTGTCAGATCTGGCTagtaaatttttaaagaagattTCAAACAAAAACTATTCAGTTGTAGTCTTTTCTACATCTTATTACTCTACTCTTACTTTTTCAGTCGTCCAAGTCGAATCTTACTCGAAAGATATAGTAAGTCTTTCTGAGTTTCTTATTGTATTTATAAAAGAGATTTTCGAGACACCATTCATTATTGATAAGAGCTTCTTCTACAAAGTTAAGAGGGActgtattaataaattcaaaaatcttcctaataaaattgagcttttttcaaatttattctttacATTTATTGAAGGTACTGATTTTCCATTCCAATGGATTGAAAAAGTTATCCATACTTTGGAGAATTTTTCATATGatagatttattaaatctatTAAGTTTTTAAACAAAGCACCTCAAATTATGATTGCAATACAGTCCAAAGCATCTAATAGAGCCTACAGAATTGATAAGTACGTCCCTAGAGGCTTTACAATGCTTAACAGCACAGATGATTTGCTTAATCAAGATAACCTAAGTATATACAAATTACCAATTGCTATCTCACGAAATATTTTATCCCAAGAGttttaa
- a CDS encoding secreted insulinase like peptidase (transcripts identified by EST) gives YKNSQLYNSLLLIRMRLLHIFWLFTQIVLAFSAKKFKNGKKLDVISRFSSCLAKPIITKLGRTVSEVESSSFIKSKIDGSTYKFMKLQNQMSVFLVSNNNFEYSIITLSVGVGSVMDPEDLPGLVSLVQESLCLGTYRFFDHSNFCNFIISINGEIDMEVYERNSVFTIKVGSQYISTVLDRLSDMIRNPSFPEKLFFAKTKEYSGTFESLLNNSEFLFQCVIRDISLDDHIFKRLNVLTDKSIKEAREISEINLLEQVKNFYYQQYSSSIMTLVVASKHTIAKLSNEVVLNFSLVKNLNISNPLPFDLAKIVRHPHLGVVGNAIYVKAHSINELILEFPIDYQEVLWDSSPSSYLEYLLKDNSEKSLSNFLIKKGWISKMDAVTNSHRYSFSSFEIRFLLTSKGIDKIKSIIQTTFIALEHIKSSPVNQEILAEIKQILKYKFDYYFDVSPRQISKQIIDSFDIKGCSPEEVLIAGNLIRDSSFEEISAFLNKISIENLLVFVKLTDFHKGNFGILNKDQGIIPELNVNTPINNNPIIPNRNNNPLLASKGQDNDDSQIEKDSYLKQEHELNFMQDQEQEQEQEQEREQGQEQEQEQVQVQKQEQAQEQEKRIETNPSSKLISSKDKDIEFRTCPIFNNKYIVEKISAEFFTQVNSAVSQIRAKSIEFRIRKRNKLLGNTPLLNFSSSASYRIYTPTILKNAVLDYLSTESSPKFKSLHKKIKDNINYPVYSSFIFFNNINYQAPSATFFLRIMLPEPKKLENNKSVLNRPIIDLVHTKSIKDLILSLEVLVACINYSAGDIINQMQSIEGVFLISSILKSELGGVPFGVEIKIKGFLGSIFLAIRSLSKKILHLNRIISQEKFEEIKQAIQNKVKSENIHRSLSEVSRLFLKSIFEEQKTSILSLESDYSSITLEQILELSLLLCNNGSLEGALLGNANPVQAYTILNQFTSGIRNKSGKNNQVSSKLSPIKSSIQTWKVIDPLCCRITTNYYYLNKISLNNSLNSNSLLYVPFSYFNSQSVAFQIVFEYIFTIFNEKLSLSGAEIEFFPNVNEALHIGLAIKLSGLDNVSVLSEKVLDIFYNLITFITNIRKEIFDQAKNKILLNEDLGSELGSYESRLLFKITSRISIFNVLREIKPSLKKLDFQTFIDTFNLILSSQKFLIATQQDLENLKWEELQNYIPSGFVSIKDLDQVTSSGVCKFIRIPIRLIDA, from the coding sequence TATAAGAACAGCCAGCTTTACAACAGTTTATTACTAATAAGAATGAGGCTATTGCATATTTTTTGGTTGTTTACTCAAATTGTGTTAGCATTTTCGGCGAAGAAATTTAAGAATGGAAAAAAACTTGATGTTATCTCAAGGTTTAGCTCATGTTTGGCGAAGCCTATAATAACAAAACTAGGGAGGACAGTAAGCGAGGTAGAGAGCTCATCATTTATAAAATCAAAGATAGATGGTTCTACATATAAATTCATGAAACTTCAGAATCAGATGTCAGTGTTTCTtgtatcaaataataactttgaatattcaataattactCTCTCTGTTGGAGTTGGATCTGTTATGGACCCTGAGGATCTTCCAGGTCTTGTAAGTTTGGTACAAGAATCACTTTGTTTAGGAACCTATCGGTTTTTCGATCATTCCAATTTTTgtaactttattatttcaattaatggAGAAATAGACATGGAAGTTTATGAGAGAAATTCAGTATTTACTATAAAGGTTGGAAgtcaatatatttcaacAGTTTTGGACAGATTGAGCGACATGATTAGGAATCCTTCATTTCCtgagaaattattttttgccAAGACTAAAGAATATTCTGGTACATTTGAGAGCTTACTGAATAATAGTGAGTTTTTGTTTCAATGTGTTATAAGAGACATTTCTTTGGATGACCATATATTTAAGAGATTAAATGTTCTTACtgataaatcaattaaagaagCTAGAGAGATTTCAGAGATTAACTTACTTGAACAAGTAAAGAATTTCTATTATCAACAGTACAGCTCTAGTATTATGACTCTAGTCGTAGCCAGTAAGCATACTATAGCTAAATTGTCAAATGAAGTAGTTTTAAACTTTTCTTTGGTtaagaatttgaatatttccAATCCACTTCCATTTGACTTAGCAAAAATAGTTCGCCATCCTCACCTTGGAGTAGTTGGAAACGCTATTTATGTTAAAGCTCATTCTATTAATGAGCTAATTCTCGAGTTTCCCATAGATTATCAGGAAGTTCTTTGGGATTCTTCTCCAAGTTCCTATTTAGAATATTTACTCAAAGATAATTCTGAGAAGAGTTTGAGCAATTTTCTTATAAAAAAAGGATGGATCTCAAAGATGGATGCAGTAACCAATTCTCACAGGTACTCATTTTCAAGTTTTGAAATCAGGTTTTTACTTACGTCTAAAGGAATTGATAAgattaaatcaattattcaGACAACTTTTATTGCTTTAGAACATATTAAATCTTCTCCCGTAAATCAAGAGATTCTTGCTGAGATCAAGCAGATACTCAAATACAAGTTCGATTACTATTTTGATGTTTCTCCAAGGCAGATATCTAAACAGATTATTGATTCTTTTGATATTAAGGGATGCTCTCCCGAGGAGGTTCTTATTGCTGGAAATCTTATAAGGGATTCAAGCTTTGAAGAGATTTCTgcatttttgaataaaatttctATAGAAAATTTGCTCGTTTTTGTAAAACTCACGGATTTTCATAAAGGTAATTTTGGTATATTGAATAAAGACCAGGGTATTATTCCAGAATTGAATGTAAATACTCCTATAAATAATAACCCTATAATTCCGAATAGGAATAATAATCCCTTATTGGCAAGCAAAGGCCAGGATAACGATGATTCTCAAATTGAGAAAGATTCATATTTAAAACAAGAACATGAACTTAATTTTATGCAGGATCAAGAGCAGGAACAGGAACAAGAACAGGAACGGGAACAGGGACAGGAGCAAGAACAAGAACAGGTACAGGTACAGAAACAAGAACAGGCACAGGAACAAGAGAAGAGGATTGAGACCAATCCAAGTTCAAAATTGATCAGTTCTAAAGACAAGGATATTGAGTTTAGAACTTGCccaatattcaataataagtACATTGTAGAAAAGATCTCTGCCGAATTTTTCACCCAAGTAAATTCTGCAGTTAGCCAGATTCGTGCAAAGTCTATTGAGTTCAGAATCAGGAAAAGAAACAAACTTCTGGGTAACACTCCCTTACTAAATTTTTCAAGCAGTGCAAGCTATCGAATATACACACCTACAATTCTAAAAAATGCAGTTTTAGATTACTTATCAACAGAAAGTTCACCAAAGTTTAAAAGTCTTCataaaaagattaaagacaatattaattatccAGTATATAGCagctttatttttttcaataacaTAAATTACCAGGCTCCTTCTGCAACATTCTTCCTTAGAATAATGCTTCCAGAACCAAAAAAGCTTGAAAACAATAAAAGTGTTTTAAACAGACCTATTATTGATTTGGTACATACTAAATCCATCAAAGATCTAATTTTATCACTTGAAGTTTTAGTTGCttgtattaattattcaGCTGGAGatataattaatcaaatgCAAAGCATTGAAGGAGTCTTTTTGATTTCAAGTATCCTGAAATCAGAACTTGGTGGAGTTCCTTTTGGAGTtgaaatcaaaatcaaagGATTCTTAGGTTCAATTTTTTTAGCTATTAGATCATTATCTAAAAAAATCCTTCATTTGAACAGAATCATTTCTCAGGAAAAGTTTGAAGAGATTAAACAAGCTATTCAAAACAAAGTCAAATCTGAGAATATTCATCGAAGTTTGAGCGAAGTATCTCGGTTATTCTTgaaatcaatttttgaagAGCAGAAAACATCGATTTTATCTTTGGAAAGCGATTACAGTTCAATTACTCTTGAACAAATTTTGGAACTGTCCTTACTATTATGTAATAATGGATCATTGGAAGGCGCATTGCTTGGAAACGCAAATCCAGTTCAGGCTTATACAATATTGAATCAATTCACGTCAGGAATACGTAATAAAAGTGGCAAGAACAATCAAGTTTCTTCGAAACTTAGCCCCATTAAAAGCTCCATTCAAACTTGGAAAGTTATTGATCCTCTTTGTTGTCGAATTACCAcaaactattattatttaaataaaataagcttaaataattctttgaaCTCAAATTCACTATTATATGTTCCATTTTCATACTTTAATTCACAATCAGTTGCATTCCAAATcgtatttgaatatatttttacCATTTTCAATGAAAAGCTTTCTTTATCTGGAgcagaaattgaatttttccCAAATGTTAATGAAGCTTTACATATTGGACTGGCTATTAAATTATCAGGGCTAGACAATGTTTCAGTCCTCTCTGAAAAGGTTTtagatattttttataatctTATCActtttattacaaatattcGAAAAGAGATATTTGACCAAGCAAAGAATAAAATACTTTTGAATGAAGATTTAGGGTCTGAGCTTGGGTCTTACGAATCAAGactattatttaaaataactTCCAGGATAAGCATATTTAATGTTTTACGAGAGATAAAGCCatctttgaaaaaattggaTTTTCAAACATTTATTGAtacatttaatttaattctaaGTTCGCAAAAGTTCTTGATTGCAACTCAACAAGATTtagaaaatttgaaatggGAAGAGCtacaaaattatattcCCTCAGGATTTGTTAGTATTAAAGACTTAGACCAGGTAACTAGTTCTGGTGTTTGCAAGTTTATTAGGATCCCTATTAGATTGATTGATGCATAA